Proteins from one Mycobacterium sp. SMC-2 genomic window:
- a CDS encoding Clp protease N-terminal domain-containing protein — protein sequence MADPTRIAYPVRLDELINAIKSVHTDALDQLADAVLAAEHLGEVADHLIGHFVDQARRSGASWTDIGKSMGVTKQAAQKRFVPRAEPATLDPEQGFGRFTPRARSAVVAAQNAAHQAANNEITPDHLLLGVLSDPAALATVLLRLQKVDTEALRAAVELPPPGTATPELIPFSGPARKALELTFREALRLGHNYIGTEHLLLALLELEDASPDEGPLRRCGVDKGRVEADLIKALQSLGGETTVRPDA from the coding sequence ATGGCCGACCCGACCCGCATCGCCTACCCCGTCCGCCTCGACGAACTGATCAACGCCATCAAATCGGTGCATACCGACGCGCTGGATCAACTGGCGGATGCCGTGCTGGCCGCCGAGCACTTGGGCGAGGTCGCCGACCACCTGATCGGGCACTTCGTGGACCAGGCGCGCCGATCCGGGGCGTCGTGGACCGACATCGGCAAGAGCATGGGCGTCACCAAACAAGCGGCCCAGAAGCGCTTCGTGCCGCGCGCCGAACCCGCCACCCTGGACCCCGAACAGGGCTTCGGCCGCTTCACCCCGCGGGCTCGGAGCGCGGTGGTGGCGGCCCAGAACGCCGCGCACCAGGCGGCAAACAACGAGATCACCCCGGATCACCTGCTGCTCGGTGTGCTCAGCGATCCGGCCGCCCTGGCGACGGTGTTGCTGCGCCTGCAAAAGGTCGACACCGAGGCGCTGCGCGCCGCCGTGGAGTTGCCCCCGCCGGGCACCGCGACGCCCGAACTCATCCCATTCAGCGGACCGGCGCGCAAAGCCCTCGAGCTGACCTTCAGGGAAGCACTTCGCCTGGGCCACAACTACATTGGGACCGAGCACCTGCTGCTGGCACTGCTCGAGCTGGAGGACGCCTCGCCCGACGAAGGACCGTTGCGGCGATGCGGCGTGGACAAGGGCCGTGTCGAGGCCGATCTGATCAAGGCGCTGCAATCGCTCGGCGGCGAGACCACCGTTCGCCCGGACGCCTGA
- a CDS encoding DUF732 domain-containing protein — protein sequence MKLVLTVCSVAAAIGLAVPAHADDTDDAFLNSLDSAGFTYNDPGQVIQAAHYVCSAAGGGTAMADIAKAMTSKAAALTEEKAEKFTAIAASAYCPDAIASTTTAGATS from the coding sequence ATGAAGCTTGTTCTGACAGTTTGCAGCGTTGCTGCCGCAATTGGTCTGGCCGTGCCCGCGCACGCCGACGACACCGACGACGCCTTCCTGAACTCGCTGGATTCGGCGGGCTTCACCTATAACGATCCGGGGCAGGTTATCCAGGCCGCCCACTACGTGTGCTCAGCGGCCGGGGGCGGCACGGCGATGGCGGATATCGCGAAGGCGATGACGTCCAAGGCGGCCGCACTGACCGAGGAGAAGGCGGAGAAGTTCACCGCGATCGCGGCCAGCGCGTACTGCCCGGACGCGATCGCGTCGACCACCACGGCGGGCGCCACTTCCTAA